The Mycoplasmopsis gallinacea genome includes a window with the following:
- a CDS encoding ABC transporter permease has translation MNKFQKFLNSSKQYIVNKTAKVANKIRKNEELGKTNSLEDNIAPNQFMQPFNYAKWKMVGEIMDFQESKHLGAEVKPFKEFVYRFSQNIGGVFGFLVLALLIIFALIIPFTTLDPNTQDVNNRILHFNQTDSNGIYHILGTDDLGRDLWARLWHGLRYSLALALVTTAIEVIVGLSIGIMMGQFDPFDRVLTFVIKIISVVPTILILILMTIVVSPSFWVIVFSLSLTGWTGMANQIRAQVKRAKHFEWVAASRVLGTSTWKILKNYVPVIIPILITQLVFTIPGVILSETSLAFIGLAIDDVPTLGNLISEGQKLFPGKLRYVFVPSTILILITTSVQLIGASVQDSLRRQR, from the coding sequence ATGAATAAATTTCAAAAATTTCTAAATTCTTCTAAGCAATACATAGTAAATAAAACAGCTAAAGTTGCTAACAAAATTAGAAAAAATGAAGAGCTTGGAAAAACAAATTCATTAGAAGATAATATTGCACCAAATCAATTTATGCAACCATTTAACTATGCTAAATGAAAAATGGTTGGTGAAATTATGGACTTCCAAGAATCAAAACACCTTGGAGCCGAAGTTAAACCATTTAAAGAATTCGTTTATCGTTTTTCACAAAACATTGGTGGAGTTTTTGGATTCTTAGTTTTAGCTTTATTAATCATTTTCGCTTTAATTATTCCTTTTACAACTCTTGATCCAAATACTCAAGATGTTAATAACAGAATCTTGCATTTTAACCAAACCGATAGTAATGGTATTTACCACATTTTAGGTACAGACGATTTAGGTAGAGATTTATGAGCAAGACTTTGACATGGGCTTAGATATTCACTTGCTCTTGCGCTTGTAACAACTGCAATTGAAGTTATTGTTGGTCTTTCAATTGGAATTATGATGGGTCAATTTGATCCTTTTGATAGAGTGCTTACTTTTGTCATTAAAATTATTTCAGTTGTGCCTACAATCTTAATTCTTATCTTAATGACCATTGTTGTTTCACCTAGTTTCTGAGTTATTGTGTTTTCACTTTCACTTACTGGATGAACAGGAATGGCTAACCAAATCCGTGCTCAAGTTAAACGTGCAAAACACTTTGAATGAGTTGCAGCTTCAAGAGTACTTGGAACTTCAACTTGAAAAATCCTTAAAAACTATGTACCTGTAATTATTCCTATTTTAATTACACAACTTGTATTTACCATTCCAGGTGTTATCTTAAGTGAAACATCACTTGCATTCATTGGACTTGCAATTGATGATGTTCCAACACTTGGGAACTTAATTTCAGAAGGACAAAAACTTTTCCCAGGAAAATTAAGATACGTTTTTGTTCCTTCAACAATTCTTATTTTAATTACAACTAGTGTCCAACTTATTGGAGCTAGCGTGCAAGATTCACTTAGAAGACAAAGATAG
- a CDS encoding ABC transporter ATP-binding protein, with protein MKLKSSNYNEVLDNNYTPYIETTRGLFGVKKELRKEIKGTKEMLENHSGKEVLASLRHVDIVYGRGSKEFKAVSDLNLNIYRGEVLGLVGESGSGKSTTGKALVGLIPYRFGEIKLLNQVLPKKLKRGLKFGKALQDYKKIENFMVNKVQMIFQDPANSLNPHVNVETIVSEGLNNIKASKEIYLYNYDQEVQKEVFELINEVDSSFLTKEYVELLDSKIADNSALAFEALYVELLSKLSKDSLFEKAREKLLVAKEERERLNTLSENQCKKILVREILKSVGLDESVLRRYPLEFSGGQQQRIGISRAVVLRPQLLVADEPISALDVSIQAQVVNIFNDLKDKYNLTILFIAHDLRMVEYISDRIAVMNKGTLLEIGSTEEIVHNPLHPYTRSLLDAVPSIDSDKGSLIKGIYDPSIHGYDENHQPEWVKINDNHFVLGTPEEVEKWKEGHK; from the coding sequence ATGAAGTTAAAATCATCAAATTATAATGAAGTTTTAGATAATAACTACACTCCATATATCGAAACTACTCGTGGTCTTTTTGGTGTTAAAAAAGAGCTTAGAAAAGAAATTAAAGGAACTAAAGAAATGCTTGAAAATCATTCAGGCAAAGAAGTTCTTGCTTCACTTAGACACGTTGATATTGTCTACGGAAGAGGTTCAAAAGAATTTAAAGCTGTTTCAGATTTAAACTTAAATATTTACCGTGGAGAAGTTCTGGGGCTTGTTGGTGAATCTGGTTCAGGAAAAAGTACAACAGGAAAAGCGCTTGTAGGGCTTATTCCTTACCGTTTTGGTGAAATTAAACTCCTTAACCAAGTTTTACCTAAAAAGCTTAAGCGTGGATTAAAATTTGGAAAAGCACTTCAAGATTACAAAAAAATCGAAAACTTTATGGTTAATAAAGTCCAAATGATTTTCCAAGATCCAGCTAACTCATTAAACCCTCACGTTAACGTTGAAACAATCGTATCTGAAGGGTTAAACAACATTAAAGCTTCAAAAGAAATTTATTTATATAATTATGACCAAGAAGTTCAAAAAGAAGTTTTTGAACTTATTAACGAAGTAGATTCAAGTTTCTTAACTAAAGAATATGTCGAGCTTCTTGATAGCAAAATTGCTGATAATTCAGCCCTTGCTTTTGAAGCTTTATATGTAGAGCTTTTAAGTAAACTTAGCAAGGATTCTCTTTTTGAAAAAGCTAGAGAAAAACTTCTTGTAGCTAAAGAAGAACGTGAAAGATTAAACACTCTTTCAGAGAATCAATGTAAAAAAATTCTTGTAAGAGAAATTTTAAAAAGTGTTGGACTTGATGAATCAGTACTTCGTCGTTATCCTCTTGAATTCTCAGGAGGGCAACAACAACGTATTGGGATTTCAAGAGCTGTGGTTTTAAGGCCACAATTACTTGTAGCTGATGAACCTATTTCAGCTCTTGACGTTTCAATTCAAGCCCAAGTTGTCAATATTTTTAATGATTTAAAAGATAAGTATAATTTAACTATATTATTTATTGCTCACGACTTACGTATGGTTGAATATATCTCAGATAGAATTGCGGTTATGAACAAGGGTACCTTACTTGAAATTGGTTCAACTGAAGAAATTGTCCACAACCCACTTCACCCATATACACGTAGCTTACTTGATGCTGTTCCATCAATTGATTCAGATAAAGGAAGCTTAATTAAGGGTATATATGATCCAAGTATTCATGGATATGATGAAAACCACCAACCTGAGTGAGTAAAAATTAATGATAATCACTTCGTTTTAGGGACACCTGAAGAAGTGGAAAAATGAAAAGAAGGACATAAGTAA
- the rlmB gene encoding 23S rRNA (guanosine(2251)-2'-O)-methyltransferase RlmB encodes MQQFIMCGRNSVVESYQNGVKIDTIYLAKESNKNLFANFKGKIIIKDNAFLDKLSEGENHQGFVALISNIKILDINYLIKNQPSKVLILDHIEDPRNLGAIIRTANAAGIKDIILSKDKSADLTPTALKTSSGGFVNMNFYKVSSISATITKMKENNYWVYATALDKKALPHTKANYNSPCAIVVGNEGKGVSKSVLSVVDQTIYIEQFGTVQSLNVSVATGIVLFDLVNKNAS; translated from the coding sequence ATGCAACAATTTATTATGTGTGGAAGAAATTCAGTTGTTGAAAGCTATCAAAATGGAGTCAAAATCGACACCATTTATTTAGCTAAAGAAAGCAATAAAAATCTTTTTGCTAATTTCAAAGGGAAAATTATTATTAAAGATAATGCTTTCTTAGATAAATTAAGTGAAGGTGAAAACCACCAAGGTTTTGTTGCGTTAATAAGCAATATTAAAATTTTAGATATAAATTACCTTATTAAAAATCAACCTTCTAAAGTGCTTATCTTGGATCATATTGAAGATCCAAGGAACTTAGGGGCAATTATCCGTACAGCTAATGCTGCAGGAATTAAAGATATTATTTTATCTAAGGATAAAAGTGCAGATTTAACACCAACAGCTTTAAAAACTTCTTCTGGTGGGTTTGTTAATATGAACTTTTATAAAGTAAGTAGCATTAGCGCAACTATTACTAAAATGAAAGAAAATAATTACTGAGTGTATGCAACAGCGCTTGATAAAAAAGCTCTTCCACACACAAAAGCTAACTACAATAGCCCTTGTGCAATTGTAGTTGGAAACGAAGGGAAAGGGGTATCAAAAAGTGTTTTATCTGTTGTTGACCAAACAATTTATATTGAACAATTTGGTACTGTCCAATCATTAAATGTTTCAGTAGCTACAGGAATTGTGCTTTTTGATTTAGTAAATAAAAATGCGTCATAA
- the rpmG gene encoding 50S ribosomal protein L33, with product MKKNNTISLACFECKRKNYSTNKSAGTVKRIEKMKYCKNCEKSTLHKEEV from the coding sequence ATGAAAAAAAATAACACAATCTCATTAGCTTGCTTTGAATGCAAACGTAAAAATTACTCAACAAACAAAAGTGCAGGTACTGTTAAACGTATCGAAAAAATGAAATATTGCAAAAATTGCGAAAAATCTACTTTACATAAAGAAGAGGTATAA
- the nusG gene encoding transcription termination/antitermination protein NusG, producing the protein MNTKNWYMISTIRGKEEHVLEALSNRIVAEEVSHNFDLEATPEGPFKMFKRPVLTAREAEKKRAELPYKIKWINMYPGYIFAKLEMSDEAWFVIRNTQYVTGLIGSSGKGAKPTPVTNREIRKCLEKEREALENFNSGKNVFEFKIDDIVEVIDGPYQGEVGPIVKIDQAKNVAVISIETFGKKNNVEIDLDFLNLSSI; encoded by the coding sequence ATGAACACAAAAAATTGATACATGATTTCAACAATTAGAGGTAAAGAAGAACACGTTCTTGAAGCTCTTAGCAACCGTATTGTAGCTGAAGAAGTTTCACATAATTTTGACTTAGAAGCTACACCGGAAGGTCCATTCAAAATGTTTAAACGCCCTGTTTTAACAGCAAGAGAAGCTGAGAAAAAAAGAGCAGAACTTCCATATAAAATCAAATGAATCAATATGTATCCAGGTTACATTTTTGCTAAACTTGAAATGAGTGATGAAGCTTGATTTGTTATCCGTAACACTCAATATGTTACAGGGCTTATAGGTTCATCAGGTAAGGGAGCAAAACCTACACCAGTTACAAATAGAGAAATTAGAAAATGTTTAGAAAAAGAAAGAGAAGCTCTTGAAAACTTCAATTCAGGTAAAAATGTTTTTGAATTCAAAATTGATGATATTGTTGAAGTTATTGATGGACCATACCAAGGTGAAGTTGGGCCAATTGTTAAAATCGATCAAGCTAAAAATGTTGCAGTAATTTCTATCGAAACATTTGGTAAGAAAAATAACGTAGAGATTGATTTAGATTTTCTTAACTTAAGTTCTATTTAA
- a CDS encoding ABC transporter ATP-binding protein, with protein sequence MKFKNLLSKFAFFKKGERNFDWDKFYENVQYQEFKDGSKLKIAAQIDDIYLSFTNPARPGEKNKVLRGPSLKVYEGKVHAIIGESGSGKSVITSLLYGLTGDNAVIDSGEVKLYNNNVEKFNFRDWERSRYRGRIVSAVFQNPMSTLNPTMKVGEQIMEGMLINKVVKNRKEAYARAVEFLKLTKINDPEAVMKLYPHEMSGGMIQRVVIAAIVSLEPKVLVMDEPTTALDPTVQALVLDVIKELQEKLHLSIVFITHDLGVVASISDYISIMYAGQIIEEGTAREILKYPQHPYTWGLISSMPDVNKGSRLSTIRGSVPSSLNNIVGDAFAVRNDYALDVDFIKEPDFYWVSETHRVKSALLDKRAPKYTPPKIIENLWKEYLAAHPEQKDFEVIKQNPNEDESMLYHFDVNDWAKAKDNSASVEENEVKIIKL encoded by the coding sequence ATGAAATTTAAAAATTTATTAAGTAAGTTTGCCTTCTTTAAAAAAGGCGAAAGAAATTTTGATTGAGACAAGTTTTACGAAAATGTTCAATATCAAGAATTTAAAGACGGAAGCAAATTAAAAATTGCTGCTCAAATTGATGATATTTATCTTTCATTTACCAACCCTGCTCGTCCAGGCGAAAAAAACAAAGTTTTAAGAGGACCTTCTCTTAAAGTTTATGAAGGTAAAGTTCATGCTATTATCGGTGAATCTGGATCAGGAAAGAGTGTTATTACTTCTCTTTTATACGGACTTACTGGTGATAATGCTGTTATTGATTCTGGTGAAGTTAAACTTTATAACAACAACGTTGAAAAATTTAACTTCCGTGATTGAGAAAGATCACGTTATCGTGGAAGAATAGTTTCAGCTGTTTTCCAAAACCCAATGTCAACTTTAAACCCAACTATGAAAGTTGGAGAACAAATTATGGAAGGGATGTTAATTAACAAAGTTGTTAAAAACCGTAAGGAAGCTTATGCAAGAGCTGTTGAGTTTTTAAAATTAACTAAAATTAACGATCCTGAAGCTGTTATGAAGCTTTATCCACATGAAATGTCAGGAGGGATGATTCAACGGGTAGTTATTGCCGCGATTGTTTCCCTTGAGCCTAAAGTGCTTGTAATGGATGAACCTACTACAGCACTTGATCCTACAGTTCAAGCTTTAGTGCTTGATGTTATTAAAGAACTTCAAGAAAAATTACATCTTTCAATTGTCTTTATTACTCACGACCTTGGGGTTGTAGCTTCAATTAGTGACTACATTTCAATTATGTATGCAGGTCAAATTATTGAAGAAGGTACTGCTAGAGAAATTTTAAAATACCCACAACACCCTTATACTTGAGGACTTATCTCAAGTATGCCTGATGTTAATAAAGGAAGCAGGCTTTCAACTATTAGAGGAAGCGTTCCTTCAAGCTTAAATAATATTGTTGGTGATGCTTTTGCAGTTAGAAATGATTACGCTTTAGATGTTGACTTTATTAAAGAACCTGATTTTTATTGAGTATCTGAAACCCACCGTGTAAAAAGTGCTCTTTTAGATAAAAGAGCTCCTAAATACACACCACCAAAAATTATTGAGAATTTATGAAAGGAGTATCTTGCAGCTCATCCAGAACAAAAGGATTTTGAAGTCATTAAACAAAACCCTAATGAGGATGAATCAATGCTTTACCATTTTGATGTAAATGATTGAGCTAAAGCAAAAGATAATAGTGCAAGTGTAGAAGAAAATGAAGTTAAAATCATCAAATTATAA
- the secE gene encoding preprotein translocase subunit SecE: MVFLSNLKNKWQNRKKHYFIRKIVKEIKRVRWPDWKTNRSNFVKILIFTAIFTLFVFAIVLLFTSIWTALGVN, from the coding sequence ATGGTATTTTTAAGCAACTTAAAAAACAAATGACAAAATCGTAAAAAACATTATTTTATCAGAAAGATAGTTAAGGAAATCAAAAGAGTTAGATGACCAGATTGAAAAACCAATCGTTCTAACTTTGTTAAAATCTTAATTTTTACTGCTATTTTCACCTTATTTGTTTTTGCAATTGTACTTCTTTTTACAAGTATTTGAACAGCACTTGGAGTAAATTAG